A single Streptomyces sp. 2114.4 DNA region contains:
- the atpD gene encoding F0F1 ATP synthase subunit beta yields the protein MTTTVETATATGRVARVIGPVVDVEFPVDAMPDIYNALTVEVADPAEQGKLKTLTLEVAQHLGEGLVRAISMQPTDGLVRQATVTNTGTGITVPVGDITKGKVFNTLGEILNKPEAASEVTERWAIHRKAPTFDQLESKTEMFETGVKVIDLLTPYVKGGKIGLFGGAGVGKTVLIQEMIYRVANNHDGVSVFAGVGERTREGNDLIEEMTDSGVIDKTALVFGQMDEPPGTRLRVALAGLTMAEYFRDVQKQDVLFFIDNIFRYTQAGSEVSTLLGRMPSAVGYQPNLADEMGLLQERITSTRGHSITSMQAIYVPADDLTDPAPATTFAHLDATTVLSRPISEKGIYPAVDPLDSTSRILDPRYISQDHYDCASRVKTILQKYKDLQDIIAILGIDELGEEDKLTVHRARRIERFLSQNTHVAKQFTGVDGSDVSLDESITAFNAIADGDYDHFPEQAFFMCGGIEDLKANAKELGVS from the coding sequence ATGACCACCACTGTTGAAACGGCCACGGCAACGGGCCGCGTCGCCCGGGTCATCGGCCCGGTCGTCGACGTGGAGTTCCCCGTCGACGCGATGCCGGACATCTACAACGCGCTGACCGTCGAGGTCGCCGACCCGGCGGAGCAGGGCAAGCTCAAGACCCTGACCCTCGAGGTCGCCCAGCACCTGGGCGAGGGCCTGGTCCGTGCGATCTCCATGCAGCCCACCGACGGTCTGGTCCGCCAGGCCACGGTGACCAACACCGGCACCGGGATCACCGTCCCCGTCGGCGACATCACCAAGGGCAAGGTGTTCAACACCCTCGGTGAGATCCTGAACAAGCCGGAGGCGGCGTCCGAGGTCACCGAGCGCTGGGCGATCCACCGCAAGGCCCCGACCTTCGACCAGCTCGAGTCCAAGACCGAGATGTTCGAGACCGGCGTCAAGGTCATCGACCTGCTCACCCCGTACGTCAAGGGCGGCAAGATCGGTCTGTTCGGTGGTGCCGGTGTCGGCAAGACCGTTCTGATCCAGGAAATGATCTACCGCGTGGCCAACAACCACGACGGTGTGTCGGTGTTCGCCGGTGTCGGCGAGCGCACCCGTGAGGGCAACGACCTCATCGAGGAAATGACGGACTCCGGCGTCATCGACAAGACCGCGCTGGTCTTCGGTCAGATGGACGAGCCCCCGGGCACCCGTCTGCGTGTCGCCCTGGCCGGTCTGACCATGGCGGAGTACTTCCGCGATGTGCAGAAGCAGGACGTGCTCTTCTTCATCGACAACATCTTCCGCTACACCCAGGCGGGTTCCGAGGTCTCCACGCTGCTCGGCCGTATGCCGTCCGCGGTGGGTTACCAGCCGAACCTGGCGGACGAGATGGGTCTGCTGCAGGAGCGCATCACCTCGACCCGTGGTCACTCGATCACCTCGATGCAGGCGATCTACGTCCCCGCGGACGACCTGACCGACCCGGCGCCGGCGACCACGTTCGCCCACCTGGACGCGACCACCGTTCTGTCGCGCCCGATCTCGGAGAAGGGCATCTACCCGGCGGTCGACCCGCTGGACTCGACGTCCCGGATCCTGGACCCCCGCTACATCTCGCAGGACCACTACGACTGCGCCTCGCGCGTCAAGACGATCCTGCAGAAGTACAAGGACCTCCAGGACATCATCGCGATTCTGGGTATCGACGAGCTCGGCGAGGAGGACAAGCTCACCGTCCACCGCGCCCGTCGTATCGAGCGGTTCCTGTCGCAGAACACCCACGTGGCGAAGCAGTTCACCGGTGTCGACGGCTCGGACGTCTCGCTCGACGAGTCGATCACCGCGTTCAACGCGATCGCGGACGGCGACTA
- a CDS encoding F0F1 ATP synthase subunit gamma, which translates to MGAKLRVYKRRIRSVTATKKITKAMEMIAASRVVKAQRQVAASTPYASELTRAVTAVATGSNTQHPLTTEAERPSRAALLLITSDRGLAGGYSSNVLKAGEQLTERLKAEGKEVDAYIVGRKGVSYYSFRERKVVESWTGFTDNPTYADAKAIAAPLIDAVQQDTAEGGVDELHIVYTEFISMMTQTALDDRLLPLSLDKAVAESEESAKGEILPLFEFEPSAEDVLDALLPRYVESRIYNALLQAAASKHAATRRAMKSATDNAEELIKSLSRLANAARQAEITQEISEIVGGASALADATAGSD; encoded by the coding sequence ATGGGAGCCAAGCTCCGGGTCTACAAGCGTCGCATCCGCTCCGTCACCGCGACCAAGAAGATCACCAAGGCGATGGAGATGATCGCCGCCTCGCGCGTCGTCAAGGCGCAGCGCCAGGTGGCGGCGTCGACGCCGTACGCGAGTGAACTGACCCGCGCGGTGACAGCGGTTGCCACGGGCTCGAACACCCAGCACCCGCTGACGACGGAGGCGGAGCGTCCCTCGCGGGCCGCGCTGCTGCTCATCACGAGCGACCGCGGTCTGGCCGGCGGCTACTCCTCCAACGTCCTCAAGGCCGGTGAGCAGCTCACCGAGCGGCTCAAGGCCGAGGGCAAGGAGGTCGACGCCTACATCGTCGGGCGCAAGGGGGTGTCGTACTACAGCTTCCGCGAGCGCAAGGTCGTGGAGTCGTGGACCGGCTTCACCGACAACCCGACGTACGCGGACGCCAAGGCGATCGCCGCACCGCTGATCGACGCTGTCCAGCAGGACACCGCCGAGGGCGGCGTGGACGAACTCCACATCGTCTACACCGAGTTCATCTCGATGATGACGCAGACGGCGCTCGACGACCGGCTGCTGCCGCTCAGCCTCGACAAGGCGGTGGCGGAGTCGGAGGAGTCGGCCAAGGGCGAGATCCTTCCGCTGTTCGAATTCGAGCCGTCGGCCGAGGACGTCCTCGACGCCCTGCTTCCGCGGTACGTCGAGTCGCGGATCTACAACGCGCTTCTGCAGGCCGCCGCCTCCAAGCACGCCGCCACGCGTCGTGCGATGAAGTCGGCGACCGACAACGCGGAAGAGCTCATCAAGTCGCTCTCGCGGCTTGCCAACGCGGCCCGACAGGCCGAAATCACCCAGGAAATCAGCGAGATCGTCGGTGGCGCCAGTGCTCTGGCCGACGCGACCGCGGGGAGTGACTGA